A genomic stretch from Megalobrama amblycephala isolate DHTTF-2021 linkage group LG22, ASM1881202v1, whole genome shotgun sequence includes:
- the si:ch211-40k21.5 gene encoding vitellogenin isoform X3 — MDHNYSLSFAAGFVAKENTKKRQRTGESNDPRRIWDKKRNKTRINIGVAFSRWRELLVKLNLDRDADLACVLLDSYDRYTSISKTSKLGRSEPPPPSVSNIGSQRVCGEHKSSSAALKKRGRPRKTAALQTEDLSQPSPDPHSDQCNASEDLHSDHSQPSPECQSDSESQPSPDPTPTNVEVLGVCYDLPSLRPYKPDKQAQPERREDGSDLDVVIGSIAPSYNFVPHSSSSSTTTEEDNAMHWEEIKDELAQTAQRLEERLDAMRSFTDVKLEPISMTIGKEDQKKWVVNKSSLTGLFRTCHQCGEPVLEFKTLTSGSLIRIQWECSKGHLMWLFPNYNPT; from the exons ATGGACCACAATTACTCATTATCGTTTGCAGCAGGTTTTGTCGCCAAAGAGAACACCAAAAAACGTCAACGTACGGGTGAATCAAATGACCCAAGGAGGATTTGGGACAAGAAGAGAAATAAAACGAGGATAAATATCGGTGTGGCATTTTCAAGATGGAGAGAGCTCCTTGTAAAACTTAACTTAGACAGAGACGCAGACCTtgcatgtgttttattagacag CTATGATAGATACACATCCATTTCCAAAACGTCGAAGCTTGGAAGGTCTGAACCTCCTCCACCGTCCGTTTCAAACATCGGCTCTCAAAG GGTGTGTGGTGAACACAAATCCAGCAGCGCCGCGCTGAAAAAGAGAGGACGACCGCGGAAAACAGCTGCACTGCAAACTGAG GATTTATCTCAGCCCAGTCCGGACCCCCACTCAGATCAATGTAATGCCAGTGAAGACCTGCACTCAGACCACTCTCAGCCTAGTCCAGAATGCCAGTCAGACTCTGAATCTCAGCCTAGTCCGGATCCCACACCCACAAACGTTGAGGTCCTTGGCGTCTGCTATGACCTTCCTTCCCTAAGGCCATATAAACCA GATAAACAAGCACAGCCTGAAAGACGAGAGGATGGGTCTGATCTAGATGTCGTGATTGGTTCCATTGCACCATCATACAACTTTGTTCCTCATAGTTCGTCTTCAAGCACGACTACAGAGGAAGACAATGCAATGCACTGGGAGGAAATAAAG GATGAACTGGCACAGACTGCACAGCGACTGGAAGAGCGTTTAGATGCCATGAGGTCCTTTACAGATGTAAAATTAGAACCCATTTCAATGACAATAGGAAAAGAAGATCAGAAGAAATGGGTGGTCAACAAATCCAGCTTGACAGGACTGTTTAGGACATGCCATCAGTGTGGAGAGCCGGTTCTGGaatttaaaactttaacatcaGGGAGCCTCATCCGCATTCAGTGGGAATGCTCAAAGGGACATCTCATGTGGCTCTTCCCAAACTACAACCCAACGTAA
- the LOC125258353 gene encoding myosin light chain kinase, smooth muscle-like isoform X1: MTFIEKGQKKTYISTFRFELKPPLDVPKRRENGAILTHIEESCLKSETSDTEKKSPKNTLDRVETNTDVTLNKTASSSSVEFLDPQQQVVARVGGSARLHCHFISSGPVASCWIHDREKVVLEGARASVKSSSSSSTLVLSKVLPVDAGSYSLFVRDRRGTAHWTVTLSVIDSPDPPASCPFVSQLTCTSLVLSWSGPCFDGGSAVTGYVVEHQRLDRPEPGNWTVLTDRCQNTSYRVRSGLDPQGEYSFRVRAYNTVGVSDPSKESDRIKMNTAVEPQQEVTSYGEIVTDTTHKARDHYQVHEKLGVGKFGEVFRMTHMQTGRVCAGKFYRARVSRDKKAARQEIKLMNELHHPKLVQCLAAYDTPSETVMVLEYIAGGELFERIVDENFEHNEPNSVNYMRQILEGVQYMHRKHIIHLDLKPENIVCVNGTGTLIKIIDFGLACKLEPGKVLMVFHGTPEFVAPEVVNYEPVDLATDMWSIGVICYILLSGESPFQGMSDAETFALVTAAQFEFDPESFDDITEEAKDFISGLLMKDKRTRLSCEKALAHPWIALFGDSNSRSTKSLNKDKMRRFLARQKWKKTGKALLALKRMARWSKSDSPHSPISVDEQTLGKEAEQAVASLEKRLWIEPRFHQALHDLTESCGATVHLACTIHGYPDPKVIWLFDEAPLEESGRVQMNYKEDGICTLTLAHVQPGDSGIYKCCASNSLGQALCSARLTVEL, encoded by the exons ATGACCTTTATTGAAAAGGGTCAAAAGAAGACCTACATTTCAACATTCAGGTTTGAGCTAAAGCCTCCGCTGGATGTGCCGAAGAGAAGAGAGAATGGAGCCATACTGACACACATAGAGGAGAGCTGTCTGAAATCAG AAACTTCTGATACAGAGAAAAAGTCTCCTAAAAATACCCTGGACAGAGTGGAGACCAATACAG ATGTCACACTGAATAAAACAGCCAGCAGTAGTTCAG TTGAGTTTTTGGATCCCCAGCAGCAGGTTGTGGCTCGTGTCGGAGGAAGCGCTCGACTGCACTGCCATTTCATCAGCTCTGGGCCTGTGGCTTCCTGCTGGATTCATGACAGGGAAAAG GTTGTGTTAGAAGGAGCACGAGCGAGTGTGAAgagcagcagcagtagcagcacCCTGGTCCTCTCTAAGGTTCTTCCTGTAGACGCAGGAAGTTATTCCCTCTTTGTTCGTGACCGAAGAGGAACAGCTCACTGGACCGTAACCCTCAGTGTCATTG ATAGTCCCGACCCTCCAGCCTCGTGTCCGTTCGTGTCCCAGTTGACCTGCACATCTCTGGTTCTGTCCTGGTCTGGGCCGTGCTTCGACGGAGGATCTGCCGTCACAGGATACGTGGTGGAGCATCAGAGGCTGGACCGACCCGAGCCCGGGAACTGGACTGTACTGACTGACCGGTGTCAAAACACCTCGTATCGGGTCCGCTCTGGTCTCGACCCGCAGGGAGAGTATAGCTTCAGAGTACGTGCCTACAACACAGTGGGAGTCAGTGACCCCAGTAAGGAGTCGGATCGCATTAAGATGAACACAGCAG TTGAGCCACAACAGGAAGTGACCTCATATGGGGAGATTGTGACTGACACCACACACAAAGCCAGGGATCATTATCAGGTCCATGAAAAACTGGGAGT GGGGAAGTTTGGGGAAGTGTTCAGGATGACCCATATGCAGACTGGTCGGGTGTGTGCGGGTAAATTCTACCGGGCCCGTGTCTCCAGAGACAAAAAGGCAGCGAGGCAAGAAATCAAGCTGATGAACGAACTACACCATCCGAAGCTGGTGCAGTGTCTCGCAGCCTACGACACACCGTCTGAGACAGTCATGGTTCTTGAGTA TATTGCAGGCGGTGAGCTGTTTGAACGGATTGTAGATGAGAATTTCGAGCACAACGAGCCCAACAGTGTAAACTACATGCGTCAGATCCTGGAAGGAGTCCAGTATATGCATCGCAAACACATCATTCACCTCGACCTGAAGCCAGAGAACATCGTCTGTGTGAACGGCACTGGGACGCTCATCAAGATCATCGACTTTGGATTGGCCTGCAAACTGG AGCCTGGGAAAGTTCTGATGGTGTTTCATGGGACTCCAGAGTTTGTGGCCCCAGAGGTCGTCAATTATGAACCTGTAGATCTGGCCACTGACATGTGGAGCATCGGCGTCATCTGCTACATTCT GCTGAGTGGCGAGTCTCCATTCCAGGGAATGAGTGATGCAGAAACCTTCGCTCTGGTCACTGCAGCACAATTTGAGTTTGACCCTGAGAGTTTTGATGATATCACGGAAGAGGCGAAAGATTTCATCAGCGGCCTATTGATGAAGGATAAGAG AACAAGACTGTCATGTGAGAAGGCTTTAGCTCATCCCTGGATAGCTTTATTTGGTGACTCAAACTCAAGATCAACTAAATCCCTTAACAAAGACAAGATGAGAAGATTCCTGGCCCGACAGAAGTGGAAG AAAACTGGTAAAGCCCTGCTTGCGCTGAAGAGGATGGCTCGCTGGAGCAAATCTGATAGCCCACATTCTCCTATTTCTGTAGATG AGCAAACTCTGGGAAAAGAGGCCGAACAAGCTGTAGCATCACTGGAAAAACGGTTGTGGATTGAACCACGTTTTCACCAAGCGCTGCATGACCTCACTGAGAGCTGTGGAGCCACAGTCCACCTGGCCTGTACAATACATG GATATCCTGACCCTAAAGTGATTTGGCTGTTTGATGAGGCGCCGCTGGAGGAGTCCGGGCGAGTTCAGATGAATTATAAAGAGGATGGCATTTGCACGCTCACCCTTGCTCATGTACAACCAGGGGATTCTGGGATCTACAAATGCTGTGCATCCAACAGCCTGGGGCAGGCGCTGTGTTCTGCCAGACTCACCGTGGAACTCTAG
- the LOC125258353 gene encoding myosin light chain kinase, smooth muscle-like isoform X2: MDALIFEFLDPQQQVVARVGGSARLHCHFISSGPVASCWIHDREKVVLEGARASVKSSSSSSTLVLSKVLPVDAGSYSLFVRDRRGTAHWTVTLSVIDSPDPPASCPFVSQLTCTSLVLSWSGPCFDGGSAVTGYVVEHQRLDRPEPGNWTVLTDRCQNTSYRVRSGLDPQGEYSFRVRAYNTVGVSDPSKESDRIKMNTAVEPQQEVTSYGEIVTDTTHKARDHYQVHEKLGVGKFGEVFRMTHMQTGRVCAGKFYRARVSRDKKAARQEIKLMNELHHPKLVQCLAAYDTPSETVMVLEYIAGGELFERIVDENFEHNEPNSVNYMRQILEGVQYMHRKHIIHLDLKPENIVCVNGTGTLIKIIDFGLACKLEPGKVLMVFHGTPEFVAPEVVNYEPVDLATDMWSIGVICYILLSGESPFQGMSDAETFALVTAAQFEFDPESFDDITEEAKDFISGLLMKDKRTRLSCEKALAHPWIALFGDSNSRSTKSLNKDKMRRFLARQKWKKTGKALLALKRMARWSKSDSPHSPISVDEQTLGKEAEQAVASLEKRLWIEPRFHQALHDLTESCGATVHLACTIHGYPDPKVIWLFDEAPLEESGRVQMNYKEDGICTLTLAHVQPGDSGIYKCCASNSLGQALCSARLTVEL; the protein is encoded by the exons ATGGATGCATTAATAT TTGAGTTTTTGGATCCCCAGCAGCAGGTTGTGGCTCGTGTCGGAGGAAGCGCTCGACTGCACTGCCATTTCATCAGCTCTGGGCCTGTGGCTTCCTGCTGGATTCATGACAGGGAAAAG GTTGTGTTAGAAGGAGCACGAGCGAGTGTGAAgagcagcagcagtagcagcacCCTGGTCCTCTCTAAGGTTCTTCCTGTAGACGCAGGAAGTTATTCCCTCTTTGTTCGTGACCGAAGAGGAACAGCTCACTGGACCGTAACCCTCAGTGTCATTG ATAGTCCCGACCCTCCAGCCTCGTGTCCGTTCGTGTCCCAGTTGACCTGCACATCTCTGGTTCTGTCCTGGTCTGGGCCGTGCTTCGACGGAGGATCTGCCGTCACAGGATACGTGGTGGAGCATCAGAGGCTGGACCGACCCGAGCCCGGGAACTGGACTGTACTGACTGACCGGTGTCAAAACACCTCGTATCGGGTCCGCTCTGGTCTCGACCCGCAGGGAGAGTATAGCTTCAGAGTACGTGCCTACAACACAGTGGGAGTCAGTGACCCCAGTAAGGAGTCGGATCGCATTAAGATGAACACAGCAG TTGAGCCACAACAGGAAGTGACCTCATATGGGGAGATTGTGACTGACACCACACACAAAGCCAGGGATCATTATCAGGTCCATGAAAAACTGGGAGT GGGGAAGTTTGGGGAAGTGTTCAGGATGACCCATATGCAGACTGGTCGGGTGTGTGCGGGTAAATTCTACCGGGCCCGTGTCTCCAGAGACAAAAAGGCAGCGAGGCAAGAAATCAAGCTGATGAACGAACTACACCATCCGAAGCTGGTGCAGTGTCTCGCAGCCTACGACACACCGTCTGAGACAGTCATGGTTCTTGAGTA TATTGCAGGCGGTGAGCTGTTTGAACGGATTGTAGATGAGAATTTCGAGCACAACGAGCCCAACAGTGTAAACTACATGCGTCAGATCCTGGAAGGAGTCCAGTATATGCATCGCAAACACATCATTCACCTCGACCTGAAGCCAGAGAACATCGTCTGTGTGAACGGCACTGGGACGCTCATCAAGATCATCGACTTTGGATTGGCCTGCAAACTGG AGCCTGGGAAAGTTCTGATGGTGTTTCATGGGACTCCAGAGTTTGTGGCCCCAGAGGTCGTCAATTATGAACCTGTAGATCTGGCCACTGACATGTGGAGCATCGGCGTCATCTGCTACATTCT GCTGAGTGGCGAGTCTCCATTCCAGGGAATGAGTGATGCAGAAACCTTCGCTCTGGTCACTGCAGCACAATTTGAGTTTGACCCTGAGAGTTTTGATGATATCACGGAAGAGGCGAAAGATTTCATCAGCGGCCTATTGATGAAGGATAAGAG AACAAGACTGTCATGTGAGAAGGCTTTAGCTCATCCCTGGATAGCTTTATTTGGTGACTCAAACTCAAGATCAACTAAATCCCTTAACAAAGACAAGATGAGAAGATTCCTGGCCCGACAGAAGTGGAAG AAAACTGGTAAAGCCCTGCTTGCGCTGAAGAGGATGGCTCGCTGGAGCAAATCTGATAGCCCACATTCTCCTATTTCTGTAGATG AGCAAACTCTGGGAAAAGAGGCCGAACAAGCTGTAGCATCACTGGAAAAACGGTTGTGGATTGAACCACGTTTTCACCAAGCGCTGCATGACCTCACTGAGAGCTGTGGAGCCACAGTCCACCTGGCCTGTACAATACATG GATATCCTGACCCTAAAGTGATTTGGCTGTTTGATGAGGCGCCGCTGGAGGAGTCCGGGCGAGTTCAGATGAATTATAAAGAGGATGGCATTTGCACGCTCACCCTTGCTCATGTACAACCAGGGGATTCTGGGATCTACAAATGCTGTGCATCCAACAGCCTGGGGCAGGCGCTGTGTTCTGCCAGACTCACCGTGGAACTCTAG
- the si:ch211-40k21.5 gene encoding uncharacterized protein si:ch211-40k21.5 isoform X1 — protein MAACNQESAKSSLTTGESPTVKKKRVRTVEWLQQKRACNRAHAKTRINIGRAFERWRELRFLNGFKTDAETAFFLLDSYDRYTSISKTSKLGRSEPPPPSVSNIGSQRVCGEHKSSSAALKKRGRPRKTAALQTEDLSQPSPDPHSDQCNASEDLHSDHSQPSPECQSDSESQPSPDPTPTNVEVLGVCYDLPSLRPYKPDKQAQPERREDGSDLDVVIGSIAPSYNFVPHSSSSSTTTEEDNAMHWEEIKDELAQTAQRLEERLDAMRSFTDVKLEPISMTIGKEDQKKWVVNKSSLTGLFRTCHQCGEPVLEFKTLTSGSLIRIQWECSKGHLMWLFPNYNPT, from the exons ATGGCGGCTTGTAATCAAGAAAGTGCAAAATCATCATTGACAACTGGTGAATCACCAacagtaaaaaagaaaagagttcggactgtggagtggctacagcaAAAAAGAGCATGTAATCGGGCCCATGCGAAAACACGAATAAATATTGGCAGGGCTTTTGAAAGGTGGCGTGAACTCCGTTTTTTGAACGGGTTTAAAACGGATGCAGAGACGGCTttttttctgctggacag CTATGATAGATACACATCCATTTCCAAAACGTCGAAGCTTGGAAGGTCTGAACCTCCTCCACCGTCCGTTTCAAACATCGGCTCTCAAAG GGTGTGTGGTGAACACAAATCCAGCAGCGCCGCGCTGAAAAAGAGAGGACGACCGCGGAAAACAGCTGCACTGCAAACTGAG GATTTATCTCAGCCCAGTCCGGACCCCCACTCAGATCAATGTAATGCCAGTGAAGACCTGCACTCAGACCACTCTCAGCCTAGTCCAGAATGCCAGTCAGACTCTGAATCTCAGCCTAGTCCGGATCCCACACCCACAAACGTTGAGGTCCTTGGCGTCTGCTATGACCTTCCTTCCCTAAGGCCATATAAACCA GATAAACAAGCACAGCCTGAAAGACGAGAGGATGGGTCTGATCTAGATGTCGTGATTGGTTCCATTGCACCATCATACAACTTTGTTCCTCATAGTTCGTCTTCAAGCACGACTACAGAGGAAGACAATGCAATGCACTGGGAGGAAATAAAG GATGAACTGGCACAGACTGCACAGCGACTGGAAGAGCGTTTAGATGCCATGAGGTCCTTTACAGATGTAAAATTAGAACCCATTTCAATGACAATAGGAAAAGAAGATCAGAAGAAATGGGTGGTCAACAAATCCAGCTTGACAGGACTGTTTAGGACATGCCATCAGTGTGGAGAGCCGGTTCTGGaatttaaaactttaacatcaGGGAGCCTCATCCGCATTCAGTGGGAATGCTCAAAGGGACATCTCATGTGGCTCTTCCCAAACTACAACCCAACGTAA
- the si:ch211-40k21.5 gene encoding uncharacterized protein si:ch211-40k21.5 isoform X2: protein MAACNQESAKRQSSTGESPAVKKKRVRTAESLQQKRACDRAHAKTRINIGRAFERWRELRFLNGFKTDAETAFFLLDSYDRYTSISKTSKLGRSEPPPPSVSNIGSQRVCGEHKSSSAALKKRGRPRKTAALQTEDLSQPSPDPHSDQCNASEDLHSDHSQPSPECQSDSESQPSPDPTPTNVEVLGVCYDLPSLRPYKPDKQAQPERREDGSDLDVVIGSIAPSYNFVPHSSSSSTTTEEDNAMHWEEIKDELAQTAQRLEERLDAMRSFTDVKLEPISMTIGKEDQKKWVVNKSSLTGLFRTCHQCGEPVLEFKTLTSGSLIRIQWECSKGHLMWLFPNYNPT from the exons ATGGCTGCTTGTAATCAGGAAAGTGCAAAACGGCAATCATCAACTGGTGAATCACCAgcagtaaaaaagaaaagagttcGGACTGCGGAGTCGCTACAGCAAAAAAGGGCATGCGATCGGGCCCATGCGAAAACACGAATAAATATTGGCAGGGCTTTTGAAAGGTGGCGTGAACTCCGGTTTTTAAACGGGTTTAAAACGGATGCAGAGACGGCTttttttctgctggacag CTATGATAGATACACATCCATTTCCAAAACGTCGAAGCTTGGAAGGTCTGAACCTCCTCCACCGTCCGTTTCAAACATCGGCTCTCAAAG GGTGTGTGGTGAACACAAATCCAGCAGCGCCGCGCTGAAAAAGAGAGGACGACCGCGGAAAACAGCTGCACTGCAAACTGAG GATTTATCTCAGCCCAGTCCGGACCCCCACTCAGATCAATGTAATGCCAGTGAAGACCTGCACTCAGACCACTCTCAGCCTAGTCCAGAATGCCAGTCAGACTCTGAATCTCAGCCTAGTCCGGATCCCACACCCACAAACGTTGAGGTCCTTGGCGTCTGCTATGACCTTCCTTCCCTAAGGCCATATAAACCA GATAAACAAGCACAGCCTGAAAGACGAGAGGATGGGTCTGATCTAGATGTCGTGATTGGTTCCATTGCACCATCATACAACTTTGTTCCTCATAGTTCGTCTTCAAGCACGACTACAGAGGAAGACAATGCAATGCACTGGGAGGAAATAAAG GATGAACTGGCACAGACTGCACAGCGACTGGAAGAGCGTTTAGATGCCATGAGGTCCTTTACAGATGTAAAATTAGAACCCATTTCAATGACAATAGGAAAAGAAGATCAGAAGAAATGGGTGGTCAACAAATCCAGCTTGACAGGACTGTTTAGGACATGCCATCAGTGTGGAGAGCCGGTTCTGGaatttaaaactttaacatcaGGGAGCCTCATCCGCATTCAGTGGGAATGCTCAAAGGGACATCTCATGTGGCTCTTCCCAAACTACAACCCAACGTAA
- the si:ch211-40k21.5 gene encoding uncharacterized protein si:ch211-40k21.5 isoform X4 — MDHGYALAAGTLQTLPRKRKRSNERKREKDRLRQKNRVNIGVAYSRWKALKVEKGMKSDAEVACYLLDRVCGEHKSSSAALKKRGRPRKTAALQTEDLSQPSPDPHSDQCNASEDLHSDHSQPSPECQSDSESQPSPDPTPTNVEVLGVCYDLPSLRPYKPDKQAQPERREDGSDLDVVIGSIAPSYNFVPHSSSSSTTTEEDNAMHWEEIKDELAQTAQRLEERLDAMRSFTDVKLEPISMTIGKEDQKKWVVNKSSLTGLFRTCHQCGEPVLEFKTLTSGSLIRIQWECSKGHLMWLFPNYNPT, encoded by the exons ATGGACCACGGTTATGCATTAGCCGCAGGGACATTACAAACTCTACCGAGAAAGCGAAAGAGGTCAaacgagagaaagagagaaaaagacagaCTGAGGCAGAAAAACAGAGTAAACATCGGCGTGGCCTATTCCAGGTGGAAAGCGCTGAAGGTGGAGAAAGGCATGAAGAGTGACGCGGAGGTTGCATGTtatctgctggacag GGTGTGTGGTGAACACAAATCCAGCAGCGCCGCGCTGAAAAAGAGAGGACGACCGCGGAAAACAGCTGCACTGCAAACTGAG GATTTATCTCAGCCCAGTCCGGACCCCCACTCAGATCAATGTAATGCCAGTGAAGACCTGCACTCAGACCACTCTCAGCCTAGTCCAGAATGCCAGTCAGACTCTGAATCTCAGCCTAGTCCGGATCCCACACCCACAAACGTTGAGGTCCTTGGCGTCTGCTATGACCTTCCTTCCCTAAGGCCATATAAACCA GATAAACAAGCACAGCCTGAAAGACGAGAGGATGGGTCTGATCTAGATGTCGTGATTGGTTCCATTGCACCATCATACAACTTTGTTCCTCATAGTTCGTCTTCAAGCACGACTACAGAGGAAGACAATGCAATGCACTGGGAGGAAATAAAG GATGAACTGGCACAGACTGCACAGCGACTGGAAGAGCGTTTAGATGCCATGAGGTCCTTTACAGATGTAAAATTAGAACCCATTTCAATGACAATAGGAAAAGAAGATCAGAAGAAATGGGTGGTCAACAAATCCAGCTTGACAGGACTGTTTAGGACATGCCATCAGTGTGGAGAGCCGGTTCTGGaatttaaaactttaacatcaGGGAGCCTCATCCGCATTCAGTGGGAATGCTCAAAGGGACATCTCATGTGGCTCTTCCCAAACTACAACCCAACGTAA